DNA from Coturnix japonica isolate 7356 chromosome 4 unlocalized genomic scaffold, Coturnix japonica 2.1 chr4random350, whole genome shotgun sequence:
ccCAGTGGAAGGTGACCCTGCCTATAgcggggggttggaactagaggatcttaaaggtcccttccaacccaaactgttctgattctttttcttttgagcatGAGGGAAGGTGCAGTCCAACAAAGCCCCTGGGCATTCTTGGCTGCCTGCTCCCAGGTTGAGCTCTGCTCCATTGGATACTTCAGGAGGGCAGAagatgctgctgtcagctcttgGACTTTGGGTTTTAGCAGCGCATCCTGTTTAGAAGCCAGAGAGAATCTGTTGGCCTTGTTTGGGCCTTACTTCTCACAGGGGAGCTCATGTGActagttttaaactgaaactgcagcagcttGCCTTCTGCAAGATGTGCTGCAACCCCGGCCACGTGACCCTGGGAAAGTTTCCTGCTTGGTCTGAGCTCAGACCCTCCTGCGGGAGCACAAAATCCACTGAAGGGCTGTTGCCAACATCAGTGGGCCCCTGGTTTACATGGGGCTGCTCCAGAGGAGGGTCCCTGGGGGCACTGAGGGTGCGTCTGCCACACTGGTCCACGGGGGACTCTGCAGTGGAGATGTGGCCCCTGGCAGAGTGTTTGCGTTGCACTTTCAGTTCTGCATATGCTAAAAGTAGAAGTGCTCGCTTCCTTCTGTGGTCTGTGCACTAATCCTGGCACTGCCTTCCTAGCTGTGCTGAAGGACACGGGCTGCTGTGGCTGGGTCGTGGCATCTGCTCCCTCCCTGTTTGTGTGGCTGGGAGAGCGGCTGAGGCCATGCAGTGCTTTGGGTGCTGATACCCCCATGCTGGAGCACGTGTGGAAGTGGGGCTGCTTTTGGCCTCCACAGTGTGCTCCTGTGTGCCAAGACTGAGCTGCCCCAGTGATCAGATGGTCAGCGGTGCCCTGGGCACAGGGGTCCCACAGGGGGGCTGTGTCAGCACTGACTGTGCACAGTGGAGGGAGCCctgctgggagaggaggaagttcttctttgaaagagtggtcagatACTGGGACGGGCTGCCCACAGAAATGGTGGGGTcgtgtccctggaggtgttgaagaaccgtggagatgtggcattgagggacatggtcaaTGGAGGTGGTGGATCTGAGATGGGGCTGAGATTGATGATCTTAGAGGGTTTTTTTATCCTCTGTGACTGTGAGATCTGCTCCCTATCCCCTGCACTGTGCTAGGATTTCCAAGCAGCCCCTTCTACCCAGTCCAGTCTCTTTCTGTCCCTGTCACTCTGGATGGGTATGGACTATGGCACAGGGTGGGAGGGGGCTTTGCTGAGttgtgctgggctgggtggcCTTGGGGGAGGGCAGTGGGGACTAGGGGAAATGGGGCAGGGGACAATGACCCCGAGGGgtccttgcagtgctggggcagacAGAGGGGCTGGCACTGATCCTCTGTCTCTCATCAGGGGAATGGGCCCAGGAATGCTGCTGTGTCTGTCCAGTGTGGTAGAGAGGGCAGCGCGGAGGCGCCGGTCCTGGAGATGGCTGTGAACTCTATCTACTATTCAAGAGATGAAGGTGAGCTCTAATGCTGCCGTCCCTTCCCTGGACTGTCCTGCTGCCATCCCCTTGCTGGGCTcccacaggcagtgctgggcagtgctgggagcaagggtgtgattttttttgcctCCCCTGAGCTCTCCTGTTCCTGCAGTGAATGCCTTCTGGGTGACAGTGCAGCGCACTGAGGCTGCGGAGCGGTGTGAGCTGCGCGGTTCCTACGTGCTCAAGGCTGAACGTGACAGTCTCGTCCTGAAGGACCCGCAGACCAGTGAGATCCTCTATGTCTGGCCCTACCGGCTGCTCCGGAGATATGGCCGGGAcaaggtgtgtgtgtgaatgGGCAGCCTTGTGCCCCACAGACTGTCACATTGGTGCTGTGGGCCCTGccaagtgctgcagctgctgcagcccttggtgaccacagcagcatctctggggCATCTGTGACCCTTGGTCTGTGCTCAGCTCCCCAGTGGTGTCACTGTGCAGGagtgtgagctgtgctgtgcccacccCTCCAGGGGGCTCAGCTGAACAGCCTGTTCCACATGGTCCTTTCCCAACTCCCACTGTGGCCATTGCAGCCGCTGCCCACACTTGTTCTCTCTCCCCTCACTCCAGACCCACGCTGCTGGGTAGCTGGGCACTCTGATGGCTCCCAGCATGTATCCATTCCTCCTGGGGGACATTACTCGGAGCAGGATGGGCTGTTTGAGACaactgttctgctctgcttgtGTTCATCTtatggggcacagtgctgtgagTGTGACTGACCTGTGTGGGCCTGTGCTTCCTCTGTGTCCTGCAGTATTGTGTTCCCCATCTGTCCTGCTGCTACACAGACTGCACGTTGTATGATCTAtgctggggaggaagaaagTGGCCTCCCTGGGGCTGTTCACAGAAGTGATGCCATCAGttgcagcttccagcagcatGTTCTGTGGCACTtcaccaaaacagaaacagaagctgagCTGTTCCCAGGATGGCAGTGccagaggcagcagtgctgagtcaCTGGAGGAGCTGGTGGCTGCACTCCTGGGTCTGCTGGTGGGGACAAGTTGGCTGTGCCTGTGCTTAGCAGGGCTGACCCACACAAAGTCTGTCATCAAAGGCTCTTACAGCAACCACGGAGACAGCTGCTGCATGCCAGACAACATCAGAAAGACTTTTGGCTCTCCTGGGTTCAGGGGCCGAGGTCCAATAAGGGTCTATGCATTTGCTGGTGGGAACTTAGCATGAGTGCGCAGGCCTGAGAAGTACAGCCTTGGTCAAGGCTTCTCTTTATTGTTAATGACATAAAGTACTTTGATGCTTACAGGACAAATACTTTGTTTGCTGTCGGTAagcaaactgctgcttctggcCTGTCTTGCATGGAAAGCTATATTCCTCTCTTGGATTCCTTatctttctgcttcccttcGCCTGACTGATGCTGACTTACCCAAGATACCCAGAGCACTTTCTCCTGCTGAACCTTCTTGCCCCGCTCAGTTCCCAGCTGGCTCCAGCTGTTGAACCTGAGactgctggcagagctcagggaAGAGGACAGCCttcagcagagcctgcagctctgcccttgGGTGACTGCAGCGCTGTCccctcagctctgtgccccacTTCACAGCTGTTTCAGCCTGATAGACAGTCCTGCCTTTGCCTGGGTGCTGTGCAGTCACTGAGTGAAGTGCAACCTCAGTACTCACAGCAGGGAACAAATGAGCAGGGTGCTCAGTTGGGCCATTTGCAggcccagtgctgcagccatgTGTGCATCAGGGGAGCATGGCCTGCATGGCTCCAGGAGTTGCTGAGTGGGACATGACTTCTGGCTTCTCTTGCAGgtgatgttttcctttgaagCTGGCAGACGTTGTGATTCTGGACCAGGGAACTTCACCTTTGAGACCAAGCAGGGCAATGAGATCTTCCGCTTGGTGGAAGCCTCCATCCGAGAACAGAAAGCTCAGGTAGAGGAgaacctgcagagctgtgactcGTTGGACTCTGACAGCCCCAGTGTGGTGCTGATCCGCCAGTCTCTGGCTGATGCACTGAGCCTGGAGCAGCCCACAGaaggggatgctgctgcagcacccaaGGCAGGCCTGGCACCACagccttctgctgcagcagaggaaagagatgCGATATCACTGCTGAAGACCCGGATGCTGCCAGAGCCACCTGTGCTGCAGGCCAAGCCCCCCATCACCAGCACCCCTCCACGCTCCCCTTTGCCCAAGGCACCGCGGGCCTTCCTGCCAGACAAGGATCCCTCCAGCCTCTACTCAGAGCCTCTGGACTCCGTCAAAGGCTTCCGGCCCAGGCTGGACCCGCTGTACGCAGACCCCATTGACAGCAAGGCCGCGGGGGCTGCGGATGGGGTGAAGCTCCGGGTGCTGTTCCCAGGTACCTGTGAGCAGGTGCGGGCCgagggctgcagcccagcacggAAGGAGCACATCTACGATGAGCCCGAGGGCTGCGCGCCCCGTGTGCTGCCCGCTGCTGCCAGCATCTACGATGAGGCACGGCCCATAGGGGAGGCCTGGCGTACACAGGGCCATGATGGCAAGAGTGGCTATGAGTACCCCTACAACCCCAGTACTGATGACTATTCAGTTCCTGCCTTCAAGGCCAAGGGTCCCAAGCCAGTGCCTGCTCCCAAGCCCCCAGCAACGTTCATCTCCAAATGTGCTGAAAGAAGTGAGGACCCTGGCAGGAGGCGAGGGAATGTTGCTCCTGAGAAGACGGCCATCAAACCTGGcctgaacagcagcaacaacaacaacacgGAGGTGCTGTACTGCCGGGTGGTGAAACCCCAGCTTGGGCAGAGAAAGGAGCAGTGTGTGGATGAGTGTAGCCTGTCACCTGTCTATGAGGACCTAGGAGAGATAtaatgtgctgctgctctgcacctgcCTGGGGGGACTTTGGGGCCCAAAGTCAACACGGAGTGGCACAGGTGGCTGTGCTTCATGGCCCggcatggggctgggggctgtgtgggatggggcagagccCCTCCTACTTGTCAGCTCTGAGGGGCTGTGTCTCCCTGGGGCTGTCCCACACACCTGGGGTCAGAGTGCTGCACtgatgctggtgctgctctgctccagagcCAGCCTCACTGACACCTGATGGGGCAGGAGGGTGGGCTCTGCACAGTGCctgctgttttgactccagaggctctggctgtgctctgccttcCTCTCTGGGCCAGCCACAGGGCTGAGATGCTCACTGCAGTGCCTGGGGGCTGCTTGTCATCAGTCtccaaaagtatttttatacaaaattattttgatattaaaattTTGTATGTCTTATGGTGAAGTGTTTGCATGTGGCACGTTAGGCACATAGGTGGGGAGATGCTGGTGCAGTGTTGTGTGTGAtgcccagcagagcagtgttCACTCTCATGCTGCCTGTACCAGAGCTACTGAGCTAAGAGGAGACCATAGCGACAGTAGGagggcagctccagcagtggCTAGGATGCCCTGATGCCAAGGGATTGAGGGATGTGAGAATTGGTCCTGCTGATGCTGTAGTGTGCTCGTCAGGACGAGGTATGTTGGGATGACCTGAAAAAGACTCTCCTGGCCAGGGCCAGGCTCAAGGTCTGTGCTGGAGTTCAGTGGCTGCTGATCACAGGTTCTCTGCTTAACCTTGTGCATTCCTCTGCTAATTCCCCATTTATCCTCATGTGCTTTTGGAAGGCTGAGGATGGCGCAGTCTGAGTCCCACTGACTTTAATGGCAAATACTCTGATTGCACTGTTGATGAGGTGAAAGGTTTGGCTTTGACTCCTGTGTGTCTGGCCTCAGGCAGAAACctgcacagggaaaaaatatgtt
Protein-coding regions in this window:
- the DOK1 gene encoding docking protein 1 isoform X2; protein product: MEPPAKEGPLFVQHSNKFGTKGNGPRNAAVSVQCGREGSAEAPVLEMAVNSIYYSRDEVNAFWVTVQRTEAAERCELRGSYVLKAERDSLVLKDPQTSEILYVWPYRLLRRYGRDKVMFSFEAGRRCDSGPGNFTFETKQGNEIFRLVEASIREQKAQVEENLQSCDSLDSDSPSVVLIRQSLADALSLEQPTEGDAAAAPKAGLAPQPSAAAEERDAISLLKTRMLPEPPVLQAKPPITSTPPRSPLPKAPRAFLPDKDPSSLYSEPLDSVKGFRPRLDPLYADPIDSKAAGAADGVKLRVLFPGTCEQVRAEGCSPARKEHIYDEPEGCAPRVLPAAASIYDEARPIGEAWRTQGHDGKSGYEYPYNPSTDDYSVPAFKAKGPKPVPAPKPPATFISKCAERSEDPGRRRGNVAPEKTAIKPGLNSSNNNNTEVLYCRVVKPQLGQRKEQCVDECSLSPVYEDLGEI
- the DOK1 gene encoding docking protein 1 isoform X1, producing the protein MEPPAKEGPLFVQHSNKFGTKRWKRGWFALFPASQHGVARLEFFDCKEPAGPAGRLGTRRLDKTVVRLADCTSVSPAPAESGPRAGTAAFRLETSGRSYLLAAERQQSDEWVAKLCEIAFPGNGPRNAAVSVQCGREGSAEAPVLEMAVNSIYYSRDEVNAFWVTVQRTEAAERCELRGSYVLKAERDSLVLKDPQTSEILYVWPYRLLRRYGRDKVMFSFEAGRRCDSGPGNFTFETKQGNEIFRLVEASIREQKAQVEENLQSCDSLDSDSPSVVLIRQSLADALSLEQPTEGDAAAAPKAGLAPQPSAAAEERDAISLLKTRMLPEPPVLQAKPPITSTPPRSPLPKAPRAFLPDKDPSSLYSEPLDSVKGFRPRLDPLYADPIDSKAAGAADGVKLRVLFPGTCEQVRAEGCSPARKEHIYDEPEGCAPRVLPAAASIYDEARPIGEAWRTQGHDGKSGYEYPYNPSTDDYSVPAFKAKGPKPVPAPKPPATFISKCAERSEDPGRRRGNVAPEKTAIKPGLNSSNNNNTEVLYCRVVKPQLGQRKEQCVDECSLSPVYEDLGEI